The genomic DNA GTCGCATTTAAAGAAGCGCTCAGCCCTGAATTTAAGGAGTATCAGGAGCAGATAGTTAAAAACGCAAAACACCTTGGAGAGTGCATGCTGGAGCACAGCTTTAACCTAGTCTCAGGCGGCACAGACAATCACCTTGTGCTTGTGGATCTAAGAGAAGCTGATCTGACCGGAAAACTAGCAGAAGACACACTTGAGAAAGCAGGAATTACTGTAAATAAAAACGCTATTCCATTTGACCCTCACCCGCCAATGGTTACAAGCGGAATTAGAATCGGAACCCCGGCGATCACCACAAGGGGAATGAAAGAAGAAGAGATGGAAGTTATAGCAGGGTTTATTAAAGAGGCCCTTGATAACACGGAAAACGATATTGTACTTCAAAGAATAAAGGATGACGTTAGGGAGCTATGCAGTAAGTTTCCAATGTATAGCCACAGGCTCGTATAGATGAAATGCCCATTTTGCGCTAGCTTAGAAAGTAAGGTCATAGACTCTCGCCTGGGAAAGGAAGAGACTTCGATTAGGCGAAGAAGAGAGTGCCTTGAATGCTCAAGCCGCTACACTACTTATGA from Thermodesulfobacteriota bacterium includes the following:
- the glyA gene encoding serine hydroxymethyltransferase (catalyzes the reaction of glycine with 5,10-methylenetetrahydrofolate to form L-serine and tetrahydrofolate), yielding VAFKEALSPEFKEYQEQIVKNAKHLGECMLEHSFNLVSGGTDNHLVLVDLREADLTGKLAEDTLEKAGITVNKNAIPFDPHPPMVTSGIRIGTPAITTRGMKEEEMEVIAGFIKEALDNTENDIVLQRIKDDVRELCSKFPMYSHRLV